In one Excalfactoria chinensis isolate bCotChi1 chromosome 17, bCotChi1.hap2, whole genome shotgun sequence genomic region, the following are encoded:
- the CDR2L gene encoding cerebellar degeneration-related protein 2-like, with the protein MLSADRMEEFQSEEEEPWYDQQDLEQDLHLAAELGKTLLERNKELEESLQQMYATNEEQVQEIEYLTKQLEMLRQMNEQHAKVYEQLDLTARDLELANQKLVLESKTSQQKIQCLTETIEGLQNQVEELQKQVEEMRSLEQLRIRREKRERRRTIHTFPCLKELCSSPRYEDAFQVHSSSTEFNQKPLERENERLQAMVDSLRSQVNQEKQRKERVEREYSSVIQEYSDLEQRVCEMEHCKLRIKELEAELLELQQMKQVKKYLLSREDNLSEALLEPLNNAPEADYIDLSEEEGGKSHGPSMTPSPNHPVRKSCSDTALNAIVTKDAVSRHEGNYTLHANNVRKRGMSILREVDEQYHALLEKYEELLSKCRQHKDSVRHAGVQTSRPISRDSSFRDFRGEGFELEERKSMEKTISKHVEAVDKRLEQSQPEYKALFKEIFSRIQKTKADINATKVKNKSSK; encoded by the exons ATGCTGAGCGCCGACAGGATGGAGGAGTTTCAGAGCGAGGAAGAGGAGCCCTGGTACGACCAGCAGGACCTGGAGCAGG aCTTGCACTtggctgctgagctggggaAGACACTGCTGGAGCGCAACAAGGAGTTGGAGGAGTCCCTGCAGCAGATGTATGCCACCAATGAAGAGCAAGTGCAGGAAATCGAG tacCTGACCAAGCAGCTCGAAATGCTGCGGCAGATGAACGAGCAGCACGCCAAAGTCTACGAGCAGCTAGACCTGACAGCACGGGACCTGGAGCTGGCAAATCAGAAGCTCGTGCTGGAAAGCAAGACGTCTCAACAGAAGATACAATG CCTGACGGAAACAATCGAGGGGCTGCAGAACCAggtggaggagctgcagaagcaggTGGAGGAGATGAGGAGCCTGGAGCAGCTCCGCATCCGGCGGGAGAAGAGGGAGCGGCGCCGAACCATCCACACCTTCCCCTGCCTGAAggagctgtgctccagccccag GTATGAAGACGCTTTCCAGGTCCACAGCTCCTCAACAGAGTTCAACCAGAAGCCGCTGGAGCGGGAGAACGAGCGGCTCCAAGCCATGGTGGACTCCTTGAGGTCGCAGGTGAACCAGGAGAAGCAGCGGAAGGAGCGGGTTGAGCGGGAGTACAGCTCTGTGATCCAGGAGTACTCGGACCTGGAGCAGCGCGTGTGCGAGATGGAGCACTGCAAGCTGCGCATCAAGGAGCTGGAGGCCgagctcctggagctgcagcagatgAAGCAAGTCAAGAAGTATCTGCTCAGCAGGGAAGACAACCTGTCCGAGGCCCTCCTGGAGCCACTGAATAACGCCCCAGAAGCAGATTACATCGACCTCTCggaggaagagggagggaaaagtCACGGGCCCTCAATGACACCTTCCCCAAACCACCCCGTCCGGAAGAGCTGCAGTGACACAGCTCTCAATGCCATCGTCACCAAGGATGCCGTGAGCCGGCACGAGGGCAACTACACCCTGCACGCCAACAACGTGCGCAAACGGGGCATGTCCATCCTGCGGGAGGTGGACGAGCAGTATCACGCCCTGCTGGAGAAGTACGAGGAGCTCCTGAGCAAATGCCGGCAGCACAAGGACAGCGTGCGGCACGCGGGGGTGCAGACCTCCCGCCCCATCTCCCGTGACAGCTCCTTTAGAGACTTCCGGGGAGAAGGGTTTGAGCTGGAAGAACGGAAATCCATGGAGAAGACCATCAGCAAACACGTGGAGGCCGTGGACAAGCGGCTGGAGCAGAGCCAGCCCGAGTACAAGGCTCTTTTCAAGGAGATCTTCTCCCGcatccagaaaacaaaagcagacatcAATGCCACAAAGGTGAAAAACAAGAGCAGCAAATGA
- the HID1 gene encoding protein HID1 isoform X2, whose protein sequence is MGSADSKLNFRKAVIQLTTKTQPVEATDDAFWDQFWADTATSVQDVFALVPAAEIRAVREESPSNLATLCYKAVEKLVQGAESGCHTEKERQIVLNCSRLLTRILPYIFEDPDWRGFFWSTVPGAGRGGGDEDDENARPLAESLLLAVADLLFCPDFTVQSHRRSTVDTAEDIHSIDSCEYIWEAGVGFAHSPQPNYIHDLNRTELLKLLLTCFSEAMYLPPSSDSSNTNPWVQFFCSTENRHALPLFTSLLNVVCAYDPVGYGIPYNHLLFSDYREPLVEEAAQVLIVTLDYDRSTSSSPTVDGTTTGTAMDDVDPPGPDNLFVNYLSRIHREEDFQFILKGVARLLSNPLVQTYLPNSAKKIQFHQELLVLFWKLCDFNKKFLFFVLKSSDVLDILVPILYFLNDARADQSRVGLMHIGVFILLLLSGERNFGVRLNKPYSVRVPMDIPVFTGTHADLLIIVFHKIITSGHQRLQPLFDCLLTIIVNVSPYLKSLSMVAANKLLHLLEAFSTTWFLFSAIQNHHLVFFLLEVFNNIIQYQFDGNSNLVYAVIRKRNVFHQLANLPTDSQSIQKGLQRKKKSPEPISRTNSQDGASMEGSRPAAPAEPGTLKTSLVATPGIDKLTEKSQVSEDGTMRSLEPEPLPEGNPPSAVSDGEPWSGEVSHPQRDRRRLSSASSSGQWTPTPDWVMSWKSKLPLQTIMRLLQVLVPQVEKICIDKGLTDESEILKFLQHGTLVGLLPVPHPILIRKYQANSGTAMWFRTYMWGVIYLRNVDPPIWYDTDVKLFEIQRV, encoded by the exons ATGGGCAGCGCGGACTCCAAGCTCAACTTCAGGAAGGCCGTGATCCAGCTCACCACCAAGACGCAG CCTGTGGAAGCAACGGATGATGCCTTCTGGGACCAGTTCTGGGCAGACACAGCCACATCAGTGCAGGATGTCTTTGCCCTTGTGCCAGCTGCAGAGATCCGAGCAGTGAGAGAGGAGTCACCTTCCAACTTGGCGACTCTGTGTTATAAG GCTGTGGAGAAGTTggtgcagggagcagagagtGGCTGCCACACAGAGAAGGAGAGACAGATTGTCTTGAACTGCAGCCGGCTCCTCACTCGTATCCTGCCTTACATCTTTGAGGACCCAGACTGGAGAGGTTTCTTCTGGTCAACCGTCCCTGGGGCTGGCCGAGGAGGG GgagatgaagatgatgaaaatgCCCGGCCGCTGGCTGAGTCGCTGCTCCTTGCTGTTGCAGATCTGCTCTTCTGTCCAGATTTCACTGTGCAAAGCCACCGGAGAAGCACGGTG GACACAGCAGAGGATATCCACTCCATTGACAGCTGCGAGTACATCTGGGAGGCAGGAGTGGGCTTTGCTCACTCTCCACAGCCTAACTACATTCATGACTTGAATAG gACAGAGCTGCTTAAGCTGCTGCTGACCTGTTTCTCTGAGGCCATGTATCTGCCTCCATCTTCAGACAGCAGCAACACCAACCCCTGGGTGCAGTTCTTCTGCTCTACAGAAAACAG ACATGCACTCCCCCTCTTCACCTCGCTCCTGAATGTCGTCTGTGCCTACGATCCGGTGGGTTATGGGATTCCTTACAatcatctgcttttctctgacTACCGTGAGCCCCTGGTGGAGGAGGCAGCCCAGGTGCTGATCGTCACTTTGGACTATGACAGATCTACCAGTTCAAGTCCCACTGTGGATGGCACAACTACTGGCACGGCCATGGATGATGTGGAT CCTCCAGGACCAGACAATCTGTTTGTGAATTACCTCTCAAGAATACACCGAGAGGAG GATTTCCAGTTCATCCTGAAAGGAGTGGCTCGTTTATTATCAAACCCACTGGTCCAGACCTACCTGCCCAACTCTGCCAAGAAGATCCAATTCCATCAGGAACTTCTCGTCCTCTTCTGGAAACTCTGTGACTTCAACAAG AAATTCCTCTTCTTTGTGCTGAAGAGCAGCGATGTTCTGGATATCCTTGTCCCAATCTTGTATTTTCTCAATGATGCCAGAGCAGACCAGT CACGAGTGGGACTGATGCACATTGGGGTATTTATCCTCCTGCTTCTCAGTGGGGAGCGTAACTTTGGGGTGCGACTGAACAAGCCGTATTCTGTACGAGTGCCTATGGACATCCCTGTCTTCACAGGGACTCATGCGGATCTGCTCATCATA GTCTTTCACAAGATCATAACTAGTGGGCACCAGCGTTTGCAGCCTCTCTTTGACTGCCTGCTCACCATCATTGTGAACG TGTCTCCATACCTGAAGTCTCTTTCCATGGTGGCTGCTAACAAGTTACTGCATCTCCTGGAAGCTTTCTCCACCACCTGGTTCTTGTTCTCTGCTATCCAGAACCAccatcttgttttcttcttgctggaagTTTTCAACAACATAATTCAGTACCAGTTTGATG GGAACTCTAATTTGGTTTATGCTGTTATCCGCAAGCGGAATGTGTTTCATCAGCTGGCCAACTTGCCCACGGACTCGCAGTCCATCCAGAAGGGTCTGCAGCGCAAGAAGAAATCTCCAGAGCCTATTTCTCGCACCAACTCCCAGGATGGAGCCTCCATGGAGGGGTCACGTCCTGCTGCCCCCGCCGAGCCCGGGACACTGAAGACAAGTTTGGTGGCCACTCCAG GGATTGACAAGCTCACAGAGAAGTCACAGGTGTCAGAGGATGGGACCATGCGTTCACTGGAGCCTGAGCCTCTGCCAGAGGGTAACCCACCCTCAGCTGTGAGCGATGGGGAGCCCTGGAGTGGG GAGGTGTCACATCCCCAGCGGGATCGAAGGCGTCTCTCCAGTGCATCCTCCAGTGGACAGTGGACCCCAACTCCCGACTGG GTGATGTCTTGGAAGTCAAAGCTTCCTCTGCAGACCATCATGCGGCTGCTACAAGTACTGGTCCCTCAGGTGGAGAAGATCTGCATTGACAA GGGTCTCACAGATGAGTCAGAGATCCTCAAGTTCTTGCAGCATGGCACACTGGTGGGGCTGCTGCCTGTCCCTCACCCCATCCTCATTCGCAAGTATCAGGCTAACTCAGGCACTGCGATGTGGTTCCGGACCTACATGTGGGGCGTTATTTATTTGAG GAATGTGGATCCCCCTATCTGGTATGACACAGATGTGAAGCTGTTTGAAATTCAGCGAGTCTAA
- the MRPL58 gene encoding large ribosomal subunit protein mL62, with translation MAARVPFRPGALRLLTARFSQRAAAGAEFRSAYSLDTLYPPRDGGASGHTEQDTPAALSIPVERLTVSYSRSSGPGGQNVNKVNTKAEIRFHLATADWIPEAVREKMASMHRNKINRAGELIVSSDESRYQMRNLAICLEKIRVMVTEATEKPKVVSKETAQQLIARVEKMNRERLRQKKIHSNIKQSRKADFD, from the exons ATGGCGGCGCGCGTCCCTTTCCGGCCCGGGGCGCTGCGGCTCCTGACCGCCCGCTTCTCGCAGCGCGCCGCCGCCGGCGCCGAGTTCCGCAGCGCGTACAGCTTGGACACGTTGTACCCGCCGCGGGACGGCGGCGCCTCCGGACACACG GAGCAGGACACGCCGGCGGCGCTCAGCATCCCCGTGG agcGGCTGACCGTGTCCTACAGCCGGAGCAGCGGCCCTGGTGGGCAGAACGTCAACAAAG TGAATACCAAGGCAGAAATCAGGTTCCACCTGGCAACAGCAGACTGGATCCCAGAGGCTGTAAGAGAAAAAATGGCATCAATG CACAGAAATAAGATAAACCGAGCTGGTGAGCTGATCGTGAGCTCTGACGAGAGCCGCTACCAGATGAGGAACCTGGCTATTTGTTTGGAAAAGATCAGAGTCATGGTCACAGAAGCCACTGAGAAGCCCAAGGTGGTGTCTAAGGAGACTGCACAGCAACTCATAGCCAG gGTAGAAAAAATGAACCGTGAACGATTAAGGCAGAAAAAGATCCACTCGAATATaaaacagagcaggaaggcagaTTTCgactga
- the HID1 gene encoding protein HID1 isoform X1 yields the protein MVPFVTRCDRPRVISVPVTRQQVRAPAARFSCVRAVLCCRALRGRTAAPRKALLGARLRSGPERPGRLWRQRRGANVGYKTSSAQPVEATDDAFWDQFWADTATSVQDVFALVPAAEIRAVREESPSNLATLCYKAVEKLVQGAESGCHTEKERQIVLNCSRLLTRILPYIFEDPDWRGFFWSTVPGAGRGGGDEDDENARPLAESLLLAVADLLFCPDFTVQSHRRSTVDTAEDIHSIDSCEYIWEAGVGFAHSPQPNYIHDLNRTELLKLLLTCFSEAMYLPPSSDSSNTNPWVQFFCSTENRHALPLFTSLLNVVCAYDPVGYGIPYNHLLFSDYREPLVEEAAQVLIVTLDYDRSTSSSPTVDGTTTGTAMDDVDPPGPDNLFVNYLSRIHREEDFQFILKGVARLLSNPLVQTYLPNSAKKIQFHQELLVLFWKLCDFNKKFLFFVLKSSDVLDILVPILYFLNDARADQSRVGLMHIGVFILLLLSGERNFGVRLNKPYSVRVPMDIPVFTGTHADLLIIVFHKIITSGHQRLQPLFDCLLTIIVNVSPYLKSLSMVAANKLLHLLEAFSTTWFLFSAIQNHHLVFFLLEVFNNIIQYQFDGNSNLVYAVIRKRNVFHQLANLPTDSQSIQKGLQRKKKSPEPISRTNSQDGASMEGSRPAAPAEPGTLKTSLVATPGIDKLTEKSQVSEDGTMRSLEPEPLPEGNPPSAVSDGEPWSGEVSHPQRDRRRLSSASSSGQWTPTPDWVMSWKSKLPLQTIMRLLQVLVPQVEKICIDKGLTDESEILKFLQHGTLVGLLPVPHPILIRKYQANSGTAMWFRTYMWGVIYLRNVDPPIWYDTDVKLFEIQRV from the exons ATGGTTCCATTCGTCACTCGATGCGATCGACCCCGCGTGATTTCGGTACCGGTTACACGCCAACAAGTGAGAGCTCCCGCCGCCCGCTTCAGCTGTGTCCGcgctgtgctttgctgcagagctctgcgGGGCCGAACCGCAGCACCCCGCAAAGCGCTGCTCGGCGCGCGGCTCCGCTCAGGGCCGGAACGGCCAGGACGGCTCTGGAGGCAGCGGCGAGGGGCGAACGTGGGCTACAAAACGTCCTCTGCGCAG CCTGTGGAAGCAACGGATGATGCCTTCTGGGACCAGTTCTGGGCAGACACAGCCACATCAGTGCAGGATGTCTTTGCCCTTGTGCCAGCTGCAGAGATCCGAGCAGTGAGAGAGGAGTCACCTTCCAACTTGGCGACTCTGTGTTATAAG GCTGTGGAGAAGTTggtgcagggagcagagagtGGCTGCCACACAGAGAAGGAGAGACAGATTGTCTTGAACTGCAGCCGGCTCCTCACTCGTATCCTGCCTTACATCTTTGAGGACCCAGACTGGAGAGGTTTCTTCTGGTCAACCGTCCCTGGGGCTGGCCGAGGAGGG GgagatgaagatgatgaaaatgCCCGGCCGCTGGCTGAGTCGCTGCTCCTTGCTGTTGCAGATCTGCTCTTCTGTCCAGATTTCACTGTGCAAAGCCACCGGAGAAGCACGGTG GACACAGCAGAGGATATCCACTCCATTGACAGCTGCGAGTACATCTGGGAGGCAGGAGTGGGCTTTGCTCACTCTCCACAGCCTAACTACATTCATGACTTGAATAG gACAGAGCTGCTTAAGCTGCTGCTGACCTGTTTCTCTGAGGCCATGTATCTGCCTCCATCTTCAGACAGCAGCAACACCAACCCCTGGGTGCAGTTCTTCTGCTCTACAGAAAACAG ACATGCACTCCCCCTCTTCACCTCGCTCCTGAATGTCGTCTGTGCCTACGATCCGGTGGGTTATGGGATTCCTTACAatcatctgcttttctctgacTACCGTGAGCCCCTGGTGGAGGAGGCAGCCCAGGTGCTGATCGTCACTTTGGACTATGACAGATCTACCAGTTCAAGTCCCACTGTGGATGGCACAACTACTGGCACGGCCATGGATGATGTGGAT CCTCCAGGACCAGACAATCTGTTTGTGAATTACCTCTCAAGAATACACCGAGAGGAG GATTTCCAGTTCATCCTGAAAGGAGTGGCTCGTTTATTATCAAACCCACTGGTCCAGACCTACCTGCCCAACTCTGCCAAGAAGATCCAATTCCATCAGGAACTTCTCGTCCTCTTCTGGAAACTCTGTGACTTCAACAAG AAATTCCTCTTCTTTGTGCTGAAGAGCAGCGATGTTCTGGATATCCTTGTCCCAATCTTGTATTTTCTCAATGATGCCAGAGCAGACCAGT CACGAGTGGGACTGATGCACATTGGGGTATTTATCCTCCTGCTTCTCAGTGGGGAGCGTAACTTTGGGGTGCGACTGAACAAGCCGTATTCTGTACGAGTGCCTATGGACATCCCTGTCTTCACAGGGACTCATGCGGATCTGCTCATCATA GTCTTTCACAAGATCATAACTAGTGGGCACCAGCGTTTGCAGCCTCTCTTTGACTGCCTGCTCACCATCATTGTGAACG TGTCTCCATACCTGAAGTCTCTTTCCATGGTGGCTGCTAACAAGTTACTGCATCTCCTGGAAGCTTTCTCCACCACCTGGTTCTTGTTCTCTGCTATCCAGAACCAccatcttgttttcttcttgctggaagTTTTCAACAACATAATTCAGTACCAGTTTGATG GGAACTCTAATTTGGTTTATGCTGTTATCCGCAAGCGGAATGTGTTTCATCAGCTGGCCAACTTGCCCACGGACTCGCAGTCCATCCAGAAGGGTCTGCAGCGCAAGAAGAAATCTCCAGAGCCTATTTCTCGCACCAACTCCCAGGATGGAGCCTCCATGGAGGGGTCACGTCCTGCTGCCCCCGCCGAGCCCGGGACACTGAAGACAAGTTTGGTGGCCACTCCAG GGATTGACAAGCTCACAGAGAAGTCACAGGTGTCAGAGGATGGGACCATGCGTTCACTGGAGCCTGAGCCTCTGCCAGAGGGTAACCCACCCTCAGCTGTGAGCGATGGGGAGCCCTGGAGTGGG GAGGTGTCACATCCCCAGCGGGATCGAAGGCGTCTCTCCAGTGCATCCTCCAGTGGACAGTGGACCCCAACTCCCGACTGG GTGATGTCTTGGAAGTCAAAGCTTCCTCTGCAGACCATCATGCGGCTGCTACAAGTACTGGTCCCTCAGGTGGAGAAGATCTGCATTGACAA GGGTCTCACAGATGAGTCAGAGATCCTCAAGTTCTTGCAGCATGGCACACTGGTGGGGCTGCTGCCTGTCCCTCACCCCATCCTCATTCGCAAGTATCAGGCTAACTCAGGCACTGCGATGTGGTTCCGGACCTACATGTGGGGCGTTATTTATTTGAG GAATGTGGATCCCCCTATCTGGTATGACACAGATGTGAAGCTGTTTGAAATTCAGCGAGTCTAA